CACCAGCAATAATGAGAAGGAACTGCCCGACGCCTTCCTGCGCCGTTGTTTCTTCCATTACATCCGTTTCCCGGACCGCGACACCATGCGGCAGATCGTGGATGTGCACTACCCCGGCCTGCATGAGAACTTGCTTGCCGAGGCACTGGAACTGTTTTACGCGGTACGCGAGCTGCCCGGCCTCAAGAAAAAGCCCTCCACCTCCGAGCTGGTGGACTGGCTCAAGCTGCTGCTGGCCGAGGGCATTACCCCAGAGCAGCTGCAAAACCCGACAGGCCTGCCCCCCATGGCCGGTGCCTTGCTCAAGAATGAACAAGATCAGACCCTGTTTGACCGGCTGATCAAGATGGTGCGGGCGCGGCAAAGTAACCACTGATTGCCGCCTGTCTCACCTTGGTACTTGGTAACACCGCCCAAAGCATGGAGAATACGAACGTTCTCCATTCGTTTCATCGGGCCTGCCGTGCGCGAACGCCAGCGCAAGATCATCCACATTGATTGCGACTGCTTCTATGCCGCCGTCGAAACACGCGACAACCCCAGCTTGCACGGCAAGCCGGTTGCCGTGGGCGGGCGACCTGAAACACGCGGCGTGATTGCCACCTGCAATTACGAGGCTCGCCGCTACGGTGTTCGCTCTGCCATGGCCTCAGGCCAGGCATTGCGACGCTGCCCCGGCCTGATTCTGTTGCCACCACGCTTTGAGGCTTATCGCGCCGCATCCAGGCAGATTCATGCCATCTACAGCGACTTTACTGCCCTCATCGAACCCCTGTCGCTGGATGAAGCCTATCTGGATGTCACTGATTCCCCGCACCATCAGGGCAGTGCCACGCTGATGGCCGAAGCCATACGGGCGCGGATCAAGGCCGAAGTCGGCATTACGGCGTCGGCCGGCATTGCGCCCAACAAGTTCGTCGCCAAAATCGCCAGCGACTGGAACAAGCCCGACGGCCTGTTTGTCGTGCGGCCACCCGAGATCGACGCCTTTGTCGCCGCGCTGCCTGTGGGCAAGCTCTTCGGCGTCGGTCAGGTCACCGCCGCCAAACTCAATCAACTGGGGGCGCAAACCTGTGCCGACCTGCGCAGCTGGCCGCTGACCGAGCTGGTACGCCACTTCGGCAAGTTTGGCGAACGCTTGCACGCGCTGTGCCGTGGTATCGACGATCGACCGGTGCGCAACGATTATCCGCGTCGCTCATTATCGGTGGAGACCACCTACGTCCACGACCTGGCTGACCTGGCGGCCTGCGCGCAAGCGCTCAGCCCGCTGATTGACGATCTGCAACGCCGACAGCAGCGCGATCCGGATGCCGGGCAACCCCATAAAACGTTCATCAAACTGCGCTTCAACGACTTTACCCACACAACGGTGGAATGCCTGTGTGCCAAGCCGGATACCGAAGTCTGGCTGCGATTGCTGCAGCAGGGCTGGGAGCGGCAACGCAAACCCGTACGCCTGCTGGGGGTGGGGTTTCGTTATGAAGACGAAGACAAATCTGCCAGCCGCCAGTTGGCACTGTTCGAACCCGCTCACGCAGCCCATGCAGCATGAATGAACGCAAGCGCTGTTTCCCGCCCGTGGTGAATGCGCAGACCCGGGTATTGATCCTGGGTAGCCTGCCGGGCGAGGCCTCGCTGGCAGCCACGCAATACTATGCGCATCCGCAGAAGAAGACTTGAGTAAAGCCCCCTGATGCTTTCTCGTTCAATATTTGAACCTTACTTTACGCTTTTAACAAATCAAAAAAAATGGAATTATCCTCAGCCCATGTCAATGCCCATCCACGTAACCCAGACAATCTGTTTCCCCAATAAAACTTAGTCATAATCCGGAATACTGGAGTACCGCCACCCACCTTCGGGTTCATATTCATTTGGGTTGGCAAAATACTGATCGAGCAGCCTGGATTCCACAAGACTCAATGACTCATAGCGAACGTCCCACATGACACGGCCAATCTGTGATATCGATGGTCGTGATTCCGGCTCTTCATTGACTGCCCACTCGAAGAGCCGAGGTAGAATTAGTCCGCCCGGTATGCTTAATTCTCGCAGTTCGTTCGCACGTTCCATTAAGCGACTTTTCAGTGCGCCACTATAAACCTCTGATGCGTATTCACCCAAGCTAGCGAACGTAACCGGGTTCTGTAATGAGAGAACTCTGTAAAGAAGCATGCCGAGCCCCCAACTCTCATATGTGCCCCCAAAATAGCGATTGTGTTGCCAAGGCTTAAAAACCTCAGGGGGAAGACTAGTAATAGCTCCCACGATCATACGTGGCGCTTGAGAGAGCATTACGAAGTTGTGATCGGGTTCATCGTCATAGCTCCCCATAATCACAGGAAGCGCCTCCCCCCAATCAAGTACCATTACTGCCGACCTAGAGTCGCGGAACCCGACCGTAGGCCCCATATGTACCTGATCTTCTGGCAACAGTATTATGTTCCCAGGATGAAAGTCTCGGTGTTGAAAAGACAACGTGGCCTTGGACATTGCAACTGCAATGCGATGAAAAACTTCAAGGCGTTTCTCCACATCTAGCGTGTGAGCACGTGCGAGCCAATCAGATAACAATTCACCGTCAACCCACTCGGTTACTAATACCATCGATTGCAATTCGTCAAATTGCTCAAAGTGCAGAACTTCCGGGGCAACCCCCTCCCCAGGAAACTGTCTAGTTCTTACAAGGGCATCTCGTTCCATCAAAAACTTTGCTCGCTCTCCCTCGCCTCGAGGACAGATGAGGTATTTAAAAAATACTCGCTGCCCTGTACTAACATCCGTTCCTGAGAAAGTAGTTCCTCCAAACGAATTTCCGATATTTTCATCAGCGCGATACCGACCGTCAATTGTGTCAATTCCCAACCTTCTAATTAATGAGAGAGCGCTAGGCGATAAAGAAGTTTTACTCGAAATGGATATAACCATATTGCACTTTCATTCATCAATTCCCGGCTGGCGTATTGCTTGAACTCTGCTGCAAACCAACATGATTTCATTCTGAGAACGGATCGCAGAAATAAGGTCGTCGCACCTAAATTGCAGACGGCTGAGTAGCTCCCCTATCGACTCGTTATGACTTGAGGTTTCATATGCACCATAGAGGTCGTCACACAGTGGACTCCAACAAAAGCAGAAGTCTTCCACTGCGCGTAGAGTTCTTACCTCTCCTACCATATGCGTATATCCGCGCGCGACTTCGATCGAACCCGTACAAAAAAGTGAACGTTGTCGAAATCGCACACCGAATTTAGCTTCAAACCAGTTGTCTATCTCCAACTGTACACACAGTGGCATGTTCACCGGGAAGCGATCGGTCGGAGAACTTATTGTAACTATCTGTTCGCTGGCACGCGTCGGGAAGCCACGCAATAGCATGAGCCCACCTGCCAATTCGTCCCATGTATTTGCCGAGTTCCATATATGCATAGTTTTGTTTGTTTAGAAGTTAGGAGTGATTGCCGACGATATGTAAAACTACCATACAAAATCAAACTGATCCGCGCGCAGGCATCTTGTAGAAATATCAAATTTGCCAGCAATTCAGAAGGCCCAGGCAGCGCTTCATGACACTTATCGATTCAATTGGTGAAATCCAGCCGAAGATTCCGGCAAGGCCCAAGAAGGGCTTAGACGCCGGCAAACCAGCATAAATTTGAGCTGAATACCCTCAAAAGGTGTCAAATTGACCAGAGGTTTAAGAAGACTTGGGTAAAGCTTCTTGATACTTCTCGGTTCAATAAGTGAAATTCATATATAGCTTCTCACAAATACTTTGGGCTACTTCTCTATGGCTCGCTGTAGACGCCCCCAAAGAGGCCGCAACTGGCGCCTAATTGCCTTTGAGTTCATTACCTTGGCCGCTTTATATCCATATCGCAGGAAATTTCGACTCCCAAGGTGTGAATATCTGGACAGCAACTTTCGCCGGTATAGCGTTTTCTCATCGGCTCCGTTAGCGATTTTTGCCTTGTTCCTGCTCCGCATCGTCTGCTTGGCCAAACTGACACCACGCTTCATATGGTTTGAGAACTTAGCGAATGCAGCAGAGCGAATAATAGTTTGCTGTCCATCGAAAAGAAAACCAAGGTATTGCAAAGGTTTATTACAAACAAGGGAAGCCCCATTTTTTGTAAAAACACAGGTATCGGTTTTGTCTGGATTAATTTTTAGTTCTAATTTCCCTATCTCAGAAATACAGAAACTCTCGGTCTCACTGGCAAGTTCTACAGGCATGACAAACAGAATGTCGTCACAGTACCGCATGTACTTACCGCCATGGGCTGTTGCGAACGCATTAGCCACAGCATCAAATTCCAGCATATACACATTGGAGAGCAGAGCACTGATTGCCGTTCCCTGTGGAATGCCGCATTTGTTCGGGTTCGTTTTGATCAGTTTTGCGTCCCGAACTTGCCCCCGGAAGTTAGTAGGGCTGCAAAGACGGTATTTGCCGTTTCCCCGAGGGTTATGAACGGAAATCCCCAGAGCACCGAAGACTTCATCTCGATCAACATATGCAAACTTGGTCAATGCCTTGTAAACCGCAAAGTGATCAGAAGGGAGTTCTGAGATCCCAAGCAACTGCTTCCAACGAAGCTTAAGTTGGGCGTGGTCAATCGTATCGAAAAACTTCGTCACATCTAGAGCAACTGCAACACAGTTACCACGAACACTAATCTCATCAAATGCTGACTTCGCAAAGTTGATGTTGTTCTTACCTAACGAACGGAAAGCGAGCACACAGTCTGCAAGACCTTGCTTTGCAAGATGTAATTCATATAACGCGCCAATTCTCTCCGCATAAAAACCAAAGATAAGTGAGTCACTATGGGCGGCGTAAGAGATCTCTCGATCCTTATGGTGCCAGTCCAGATGTCCAGTGGTCTTGTTCTGCTTGATTTTGGTGGTATGTACATTGAAACGAATCAATGGCCAAAAAGCATGAGTCGCCACTGCATTTGGATTAGTAACCAGCGCCATCGCCTTTTGAAGGCTCAGCGGCTCATCGAAATGCAAGTAACGGCGTTGACGAAACCAAGTAGGTGTATCAAGCATGTGCTAGCAATTTCAGTAGCAAAACCGAGGAGGGATAAGACCGTGGCAATCTTTACCACCCTCCCCGGCTTAACCGAGTGATAACTCATCACCATCTTGCGACACGAGGTCGCGTAGCCACGCGTGTTAGCAATGTCGTACAGTTACCTAGAGACAACCATGAGGCTGAGATTCCAAGTTCAGTGGTCAAGTTTGCCCGGCATGGCCGGATGGCTTGACATCCTGTGACATACCCCTGATACCGATCTATCAAGGCATGCGCACAATATCATTAAATCCGCTAGCCGCTGAAATCCGAGCTGATATTCACTAAGAACTGGATCAGACAGTAAGAGTACCGTCGCTGATGATGTGGCCTCGTGTTCGTAAAGCCTCATCGTGGGCAAATCAGCAATGAAGATGTCAAATTGACCAGAGGTTTAAGAAGACTTGGGTAAAGCTTCTTGATGCTTCTCGGTTCAACTAGTGAACCCCCGCGCAAAGCTTCCGACAAGGCCCAAGAAGGGCTTAGACGCCGGCCAACCAGCATAAAATCGAGCTGAATGCCCTCAAAAGGTGTCAAATTGACCAGAGGTTTAACCAGTTCTGGCGACTGATGGGTGCATTACTGAACGATGACCTGCATGTGCAACCCTATCCAGCTCGGCTCGACAAGCTGCAGCACCATGGCATCGGTCTGTGGGACGTGATCGCCGAAGCAGAGCGGCAGGGCAGTCTGGATGGCGCTATCCGTCGCGAAGTAGGCAACGACCTCACCCGCCTGATTTGCACCTTGCCCGCTCTGCAGGCTGTGGCCTTCAACGGCAAGACCGCCGCCCGGATGGGACGGCGGCAACTGCTTGCACTGGGAAGCCGGGTAGCCCTGCTCGATCTCCCCTCCTCCAGTCCGGCCTACACACTGGATGCGGGGCTGAAACAGGCTGCTTGGGCCAGCCTGCTGCCCTACATCCGAAGCGCTCAGACAGGCTGACGATGAGCGGGTCGTAAATAGCCGCGCCGGTGTGCCAGGAGGAGAAAGACGGCAGCTGCCAGCAGACTGACCACCAGCGTGACGACCGATGCCTCGATACCAAACGCACCCCCCGTCCAGAGCGGAGAACCCGTTACCTGACCGGACAGCACGCCGGTACGCTGCTCATGGCCGGAAACCACCGCGGAGAATCCCTGCTCCAGCATCACGTTCCAGCCGATATGCGCCCCGATGCACAGCCAGAGCCGCCCCGTATACAGGTACAGCGCTCCCTGTAGGACCCCCACTGCCAGCATGTTTGCAAACGCCCAATTCGAGGCCGCAGGGGTAAAGAGGTGCCCCAGTGCAAACAGCAGGGATGACACCATCAAGGCCGCCCAGACGCCCAGAGCACGCTCGGTTACCTGGAACACCACGCCGCGCATGACCAGCTCCTCGCTGACACCCACCAGTATCTGTCCGGCAAGTGGCAAGAACAGATACCCCCCCACCGGATGCATCCCGTCCACCGTGTAGTGCCCTGTCAGGGCAAGCCCGGCCAAGGTCAGCAGTACCAGCACAGCACCAAGCAGCAAGCCCATGCCCAACTCGCGCCCTGCCCCGGTCGAAGAGAACTCGTGCAGCGGTCGGCGTTCTATCCGGTTAACGAACAGGTAGTAGCCCCAGGCAGAGAGTCCGACTGCGAGTAAGGCGGGCCAGATCACGGCATAGGGTTTACCAATGAGTTTGTGTGCAAAGAGCATGGTGAGGGGAATGGGGCCGAACACCATCAGCACGCCTACCAGCCCCCTCAGCAGCGGAATGTTCATGCATCGCTGCCACCAGCCAGTGGAATAAGGTAGTGCCTGGGTTGTCATGTTTTTTGTCTCCTGGTCAGAAGGCTGCGCAGACACCATCAAGGCGGCGCCATTGAGCCTGGCGAACGGAGCCTAGGCGAGCCGCAGAGCGAGCAGACAGTGTCATCCGACCGCACGCAGTTTGACTGGCATGAAACGCAGCCGGCACCGCCGGGTGTGCCGGGCGGCAAGCATGCATGGTGATCAGGGCCGGCGACCGCTACACTGCAGACATCAGGCATGATCCCGGGCCCCACCGGCATCGCCTTCACTTCACGCTCGGCACACACGATGGAACTGGAAAAGGTAAGCGCAGACGATCTCGTCTCCGGCGACCGGACGCTATGGAATATGTATGGCGAAGACGGCAAGCTGCTGATTCCAAAAGGGAAGATCGTCGGCAACGACGCCCTGCTCAACAAGCTGCTGGCCATGGGCCTGTACGCACCCAAGCTGGAACTGCTGAAAACCCGGCAGGAATGGCGCGAATCGAAGGCGCGCGACAACCAGCGCAATGAGCGCCCGCCCTCCACCCTGGATGCCCTGATCAACTCACGCAAAAAGCTGGATGCCATGGTGGCGCAGCTGGATCGTGGCATCCATGGTCGCTGGCTGGAGCAGAAGGTCGGTGAGCTGGCCACGGAGGTCATGACGGCTTGCGCCAGTGACAGCGATGTCGCCATTGCAATGATCCTGCTCAGGCAAGAGGGCAAATACGCGGTTCGTCACATGGTCAACGCCGCGATTGTCTGCGCCTTGGTCTGCCGATCACTCGAAAAAACAGAGGCCCACACCCGTTCCATCGTCTCCGCAGCATTGACGATGAACATCGGCATGATCGAGTTCCAGGACCAGCTCAAGGAACAGAAGACCCCCCTCAGCGCCGCGCAACGAGCGCGCCTGGAACGCCATCCGATGATGGGGGCCGACATGCTGCGCGAAGCCGGCATTCAAGACCCCGTGTGGCTGGATGCGGTCGAGCAGCATCATGAATGCATTGATGGCAGTGGCTACCCGGACAAACTGTTCGGCAAGGAAGTATGCGAAGGCGCGCGCATCCTCTCGCTGGCCGACTTGTTCTGCGCGCGGGTGACGCCGCGTTCTTACCGGCCCGCCGTGGCCTCCAATGTGGCACTGAAAGGCATCTTGCTGGAGCGCGGCAAGTCGCTCGACGAAACCGTAGCCTCGCACTTCATCAAGACGCTGGGCATCTTCCCGCCGGGCATGCTGGTGCGGCTGGCCAATGGTGAAATCGGCGTAGTCACCCGTGCCGGCGCCAAGGTCAACACACCTCAGGTCAAGAGCATCCTCAGTGCCGATGGCCACAAGATGGGCCTCGCCATGACGCGCGACACCGCCGTTGAACAGTTCTCGATCCGCGAAACGGTCGATCCGCGGCAGGTATCCACCTATGTGAACATGGAGGCAATCTGGGGTAGTGCCGCCGCACACCGGGGATGAGCCCCACCGGCCGTCGCCCACGTATTTGCCCGGCTTGACGCCCCCCGAGCAAGCTGCGATCTTGCGCCCCCACGCCTGCACCCTTGCCTGATATGTCCGCCGCCGCCATCAAGGTGCTGTCGATCATCCCGCCGATGACGCAGCTCAATACGCCCTACCCGTCCACCGCCTACCTGACGGGTTTTCTGCGTTCGCGCGGCGTGGAGGCCGTTCAGGAAGACCTGGCGCTCAAGCTGGTGCTCAGACTGTTTACCGCCGATGGCCTGCGCGCCATGCGCGCACAGATACTCGCGGCCAACAAACGCAAGCCCGTCAGGGTGGTACGCGACTTTCTCGACGAGTTCGATCGCTACGAAGCCGCCATTGAACCCGCCATTGCCTTCCTGCAAGGCCGCGACCCCACCATCGCCTACCGCATCGCCGCCCGCCAGCTGCTGCCCGAGGGTCCGCGTTTCGAATCGCTCAATGCCTATGTCGACCCGGATAGTGAAGACGGCGGCGATGCACTAGCCTGGGCATTCGGCGCGCTGGGCACGCAGGATCGTGCCCGCCATCTGGCCACGCTGTTCCTGAACGACTTAGCCGATGTGCTACGCGAGTCCATTGACCCGCGCTTCGAGTTTGTCCGCTATGCCGAGCGGTTGGCATCGGGCCAGCCCACGTTCGATCCGCTGGCCGAGGCGTTGACGGCACCGGCTTCGTTGGTCGACGAAACTTTGCAGGCGCTCACGCGCGAGGCCATTGCCAAACACCAGCCGCAGCTGGTTTTGCTCTCGGTACCCTTCCCCGGCTCGGTATATGGTGCGTTACGCATCGCCCAGCAGATTCGCGCCATCGATCCCGCCATCCGTATCAGTCTTGGTGGTGGCTATGTGAATACCGAACTGCGCGAACTGCGGGAATCGCGGCTGTTCGACTACGTGGACTTTGTGACCCTGGATTCGGGTGAGCGGCCGCTGCTGGCGCTGCTGGAGCATCTGGCCGGCAAGCGCTCATCAGAACGGCTGGTGCGTACCTTCGTGCGCGATGATGCGGGCAAGGTGCGCTACATCAACTTCCCCGAACCCGATGTGCCGTTCGAGGACTGGGGCACGCCGACCTGGGATGGTCTGCCCATCCACGATTACCTGTCGCTGCTCGACATGCTGAACCCCATGCACCGGCTATGGAGCGACGGGCGCTGGAACAAGCTGACGATTGCGCATGGCTGCTACTGGAAGAAATGCAGCTTCTGCGATGTGTCGCTCGATTACATCTCGCGCTATGAAACCGCCACGGCCGAGACCCTGGTCAACCGCATCGAAGCCATCATTGCCGAGACGGGCCAGACCGGTTTCCACTTTGTTGATGAAGCCGCACCACCCAAGATGCTGCGCGCGCTCGCCGAGGAGCTGATTCGTCGCAAGGTAGCGATTTCCTGGTGGGGCAATATCCGCTTTGAGAAATCATTCACACCCGAGCTGTGCCAGTTGCTGGCGCAAAGCGGCTGCATTGCAGTCACGGGCGGCTTGGAAGTGGCGTCGGATCGCCTGTTGCAGCTGATGAAGAAAGGCGTTTCGGTCGAACAGGTCGCGCGCGTCACCTACGCCTTCAGCGAGGCCGGCATTCTGGTGCATGCCTACCTGATGTATGGCTTCCCCACCCAGACCGTGCAGGACACGGTGGACGCACTCGAATACGTACGACAGATGTTCGAGGCAGGCTGCATGCAATCAGGCTTCTGGCATCGCTTTGCCTGCACCGTGCATTCACCGGTGGGCCAGAACCCGGAGGAGTACGGCGTCAAGCTCGTGCCTTTGCCGGCCAATGCCCATTTTGCCCGTAACGATATCGGCTTTATCGACCCGACCGGGGTGG
The nucleotide sequence above comes from Chitinimonas sp. BJYL2. Encoded proteins:
- a CDS encoding radical SAM protein, whose protein sequence is MSAAAIKVLSIIPPMTQLNTPYPSTAYLTGFLRSRGVEAVQEDLALKLVLRLFTADGLRAMRAQILAANKRKPVRVVRDFLDEFDRYEAAIEPAIAFLQGRDPTIAYRIAARQLLPEGPRFESLNAYVDPDSEDGGDALAWAFGALGTQDRARHLATLFLNDLADVLRESIDPRFEFVRYAERLASGQPTFDPLAEALTAPASLVDETLQALTREAIAKHQPQLVLLSVPFPGSVYGALRIAQQIRAIDPAIRISLGGGYVNTELRELRESRLFDYVDFVTLDSGERPLLALLEHLAGKRSSERLVRTFVRDDAGKVRYINFPEPDVPFEDWGTPTWDGLPIHDYLSLLDMLNPMHRLWSDGRWNKLTIAHGCYWKKCSFCDVSLDYISRYETATAETLVNRIEAIIAETGQTGFHFVDEAAPPKMLRALAEELIRRKVAISWWGNIRFEKSFTPELCQLLAQSGCIAVTGGLEVASDRLLQLMKKGVSVEQVARVTYAFSEAGILVHAYLMYGFPTQTVQDTVDALEYVRQMFEAGCMQSGFWHRFACTVHSPVGQNPEEYGVKLVPLPANAHFARNDIGFIDPTGVDHDSLGKALNKALYNYMHGIALDWNVQRWFEERVPRTTVPKHFVSKALGRRG
- a CDS encoding CPBP family intramembrane glutamic endopeptidase, which codes for MNIPLLRGLVGVLMVFGPIPLTMLFAHKLIGKPYAVIWPALLAVGLSAWGYYLFVNRIERRPLHEFSSTGAGRELGMGLLLGAVLVLLTLAGLALTGHYTVDGMHPVGGYLFLPLAGQILVGVSEELVMRGVVFQVTERALGVWAALMVSSLLFALGHLFTPAASNWAFANMLAVGVLQGALYLYTGRLWLCIGAHIGWNVMLEQGFSAVVSGHEQRTGVLSGQVTGSPLWTGGAFGIEASVVTLVVSLLAAAVFLLLAHRRGYLRPAHRQPV
- a CDS encoding HD-GYP domain-containing protein gives rise to the protein MIPGPTGIAFTSRSAHTMELEKVSADDLVSGDRTLWNMYGEDGKLLIPKGKIVGNDALLNKLLAMGLYAPKLELLKTRQEWRESKARDNQRNERPPSTLDALINSRKKLDAMVAQLDRGIHGRWLEQKVGELATEVMTACASDSDVAIAMILLRQEGKYAVRHMVNAAIVCALVCRSLEKTEAHTRSIVSAALTMNIGMIEFQDQLKEQKTPLSAAQRARLERHPMMGADMLREAGIQDPVWLDAVEQHHECIDGSGYPDKLFGKEVCEGARILSLADLFCARVTPRSYRPAVASNVALKGILLERGKSLDETVASHFIKTLGIFPPGMLVRLANGEIGVVTRAGAKVNTPQVKSILSADGHKMGLAMTRDTAVEQFSIRETVDPRQVSTYVNMEAIWGSAAAHRG
- the dinB gene encoding DNA polymerase IV, producing MRERQRKIIHIDCDCFYAAVETRDNPSLHGKPVAVGGRPETRGVIATCNYEARRYGVRSAMASGQALRRCPGLILLPPRFEAYRAASRQIHAIYSDFTALIEPLSLDEAYLDVTDSPHHQGSATLMAEAIRARIKAEVGITASAGIAPNKFVAKIASDWNKPDGLFVVRPPEIDAFVAALPVGKLFGVGQVTAAKLNQLGAQTCADLRSWPLTELVRHFGKFGERLHALCRGIDDRPVRNDYPRRSLSVETTYVHDLADLAACAQALSPLIDDLQRRQQRDPDAGQPHKTFIKLRFNDFTHTTVECLCAKPDTEVWLRLLQQGWERQRKPVRLLGVGFRYEDEDKSASRQLALFEPAHAAHAA
- the drt2 gene encoding antiviral reverse transcriptase Drt2 gives rise to the protein MLDTPTWFRQRRYLHFDEPLSLQKAMALVTNPNAVATHAFWPLIRFNVHTTKIKQNKTTGHLDWHHKDREISYAAHSDSLIFGFYAERIGALYELHLAKQGLADCVLAFRSLGKNNINFAKSAFDEISVRGNCVAVALDVTKFFDTIDHAQLKLRWKQLLGISELPSDHFAVYKALTKFAYVDRDEVFGALGISVHNPRGNGKYRLCSPTNFRGQVRDAKLIKTNPNKCGIPQGTAISALLSNVYMLEFDAVANAFATAHGGKYMRYCDDILFVMPVELASETESFCISEIGKLELKINPDKTDTCVFTKNGASLVCNKPLQYLGFLFDGQQTIIRSAAFAKFSNHMKRGVSLAKQTMRSRNKAKIANGADEKTLYRRKLLSRYSHLGSRNFLRYGYKAAKVMNSKAIRRQLRPLWGRLQRAIEK
- a CDS encoding DNA-deoxyinosine glycosylase, with product MDQRFNQFWRLMGALLNDDLHVQPYPARLDKLQHHGIGLWDVIAEAERQGSLDGAIRREVGNDLTRLICTLPALQAVAFNGKTAARMGRRQLLALGSRVALLDLPSSSPAYTLDAGLKQAAWASLLPYIRSAQTG